A window of Methylomonas sp. 11b genomic DNA:
GAAGGGGGCTATCCGGTCGAGGAGCAATTACTGGATATTTCCAAAATCAATCAGCAAAGCCATAAGTTATTGACCACGGTAGTGATGGTGATCATGTTGATGGGTTTCTGGATGATCTGGAGCGATATTTTGCCGGCCTTGACAGTGTTCGATCAGGTCGTGCTGTGGCAGCATAGTGAAATGGTGGAAGGTAAAGAAACATTACAACCCATCACGCTGATCAATTTGCTGATTTGCTTGGTTTACAGCGGCCTGGCCTTTGTGTTTGCCAGCAATTTTCCAGCCTTGGTGGATTTGGTAACCGCCGGCAAGTTCGCAATGACCGCCGGCAGTCGTTATGCGTTGATCCAGTTAGTGCGTTATTCCTTAATAACCATCGCCTTTCTGGCGGTTGCCAAAGAGCTGGGCGGCAGTTGGTCGCAAGTGCAATGGCTGGTGGCCGCGCTGTCGGTGGGTTTGGGTTTTGGTTTGCAGGAGATTTTCGCGAATATGGTGTCGGGCATTATCTTGTTGTTCGAGCGGCCGATTCGGGTTGGCGACACGGTGACGGTCGGCGATGTGACCGGCCGGGTCAGCCGCATTCAAATGCGGGCGACGCATATTGTCGATTGGGATAGAAAAGAGTTGGTGGTGCCGAATAAAACCTTTATTACCGACCGTTTGATCAACTGGACTCTGTCGGATACCGTCACCCGGGTGGTGGTGCCGGTCAGCGTGGCCTACGGCACCAGCGTGGCAATGGTGGAGGAAATTCTGGCCGATGCGGTAAAAAGCGTAGAGCAAGTGCTGAGCGACCCGGAACCGTTGGTGATCTTTGTCGGCTTTGGCGATAGTGCCCTACAGTTCAAAATTAACGTATTCGTCCGCGAACTCAGCGATAGGACAGTCGTTACCCATCGCCTGCACACAAAAATATACGAAGCTTTGCTGGCCCACCATATCGAGATACCTTTTCCGCAACGCGACGTGCATATCCGCTCGGTCGCGAAAGGGATATTGAACGAATGAGGCGCGGTTTATTAGCCGATTTCAATATAAAGCCATTCTGTAATAAAATGGCCGCCCTTTGAATCTCGATTTGGCTCTTTACTATGCGTTGTCCGTTTTGCTCTGCACAAGATACTCGGGTGATCGATACCCGCTTGGCCGACGACGGCGATCAAGTCAAACGTCGCCGCGAATGCGTGGCCTGTAAAGAGCGGTTTACCACCTTTGAAGTGGTTGAATTGACCTTGCCGCGCATCATTAAACGCAATGGCGCCCGGCAAAGTTTCGACGAAGCCAAGCTGCGGTCCGGCATGCAGCGGGCCCTGGAAAAGCGCCCGGTACAAGTGGACGCCGTCGAAGCGGCGCTTAGCCGCATCAAAAAAGCCCTGACGGCGAAGGGCGAACGGGAAATTCCGGCTCGCGAATTGGGCGAACTGGTGATGCAAGAATTGCAAACACTTGATCATGTCGCTTTCGTACGCTTCGCCTCGGTGTATCGCAGCTTCCAGGATGTCTCCGAATTCACCGCGATGATCGAAAATCTGCAAAAGCATGACGCCTAGTCAAGACGCGGCCTATATGGCGCGCGCCGTCAAATTGGCGGAAAAGGGCAAATACACAACCGATCCCAACCCCCATGTCGGTTGTGTGTTGGTCAAAGACGACAACGTGATTGCCGAGGGCTGGACGCAACGCGCCGGATTTGCCCATGCCGAAGTCGATGCGCTGGCTAAAACAGATAATGCGCGGGGCGCCACAGCCTATGTCACATTGGAGCCTTGCAGCCATCATGGTAAAACCGGCCCTTGCAGCGACGCGCTGATCGCTGCCGGGATCAGCCGGGTCGTGGTGGCGATGCAGGATCCCAATCCCCTGGTGGCTGGACGCGGTTTGCAAAAACTCCGGGAGGCAGGCATTGAGGTGCTGGTCGGCGTCTTGCAGCAAGAAGCAGAAAAGCTAAACCAAGGCTTTTTTAAACGTATGCAGCTGGGTTTACCGTGGATACGCAGCAAGCTGGCCATGAGCCTCGACGGCCGTACCGCGCTGGCCTCCGGCGAGAGTCAATGGATTACATCCGCCCAAGCCAGGCAAGACGTACAGATCTTGCGGGCGGCCAGCAGCGCAATTGTCACCGGCATCGATACAGTGTTGTACGACGATCCGCAATTGAATGCGCGCGTCGATTTCGATGCGGTGCAGCCGGTCAAAGTGGTGCTGGATTCGCAATTACGCATGCCCTTATCCGCCAGGCTGTTGGACAATGCGGTAGATGTGTGGATTATTACCTGTAGCGACAACGCGCTAAAACAGCAGAAATTACGCGACGTGGGCTGCAAAGTCTTTCAGGTCGATGCGCGGAACGGGCGCGCAGACTTGGTACAGGTTTTTAAGTTGCTGGCCGAGTTACAAATCAACACGGCTTGGGTGGAGGCCGGCGCCACGCTGAATGGTGCGCTGCTCAATAGCGGACTGATCGATGAATGGTTGATTTACATGGCGCCGTGTGTGTTGGGCGATCAAGGGCGCGGCCTATTTAGTCTGCCGGGCATGCTGACCATGCAGGATAAAAAAACACTGCGCCTGATCGAAGCCCGGCAAATTGGACCGGATTTAAGATTACGCTATCAAGCAAAAACCGATTGAAACGATGAAAAGTATTATTGTCATGACATTGGTATTTAGCCTGCTGCCTGCTTCGGCGACGGCGGATGAGGACGATACCCCGGAAACCAGTACCTTGCAGATTCAAGGCGGCAAATTGATTGGCGAAAAGCACGA
This region includes:
- the ribD gene encoding bifunctional diaminohydroxyphosphoribosylaminopyrimidine deaminase/5-amino-6-(5-phosphoribosylamino)uracil reductase RibD; this translates as MTPSQDAAYMARAVKLAEKGKYTTDPNPHVGCVLVKDDNVIAEGWTQRAGFAHAEVDALAKTDNARGATAYVTLEPCSHHGKTGPCSDALIAAGISRVVVAMQDPNPLVAGRGLQKLREAGIEVLVGVLQQEAEKLNQGFFKRMQLGLPWIRSKLAMSLDGRTALASGESQWITSAQARQDVQILRAASSAIVTGIDTVLYDDPQLNARVDFDAVQPVKVVLDSQLRMPLSARLLDNAVDVWIITCSDNALKQQKLRDVGCKVFQVDARNGRADLVQVFKLLAELQINTAWVEAGATLNGALLNSGLIDEWLIYMAPCVLGDQGRGLFSLPGMLTMQDKKTLRLIEARQIGPDLRLRYQAKTD
- the nrdR gene encoding transcriptional regulator NrdR yields the protein MRCPFCSAQDTRVIDTRLADDGDQVKRRRECVACKERFTTFEVVELTLPRIIKRNGARQSFDEAKLRSGMQRALEKRPVQVDAVEAALSRIKKALTAKGEREIPARELGELVMQELQTLDHVAFVRFASVYRSFQDVSEFTAMIENLQKHDA